A genome region from Bradyrhizobium sp. WSM1417 includes the following:
- a CDS encoding protein-disulfide reductase DsbD domain-containing protein: MLTRVPRRAAIGVATTLLASSLALAAHADDASPWQRDGHSAVRLLAGSRSGAVLLGGIAFQIQPGWKTYWRMPGDSGVPPRFDFSKSDNVEAVAVMWPAPQKFDDGAGGHSIGYHDQIVLPLRIIAKAADKPVTLRAEINYAVCEKLCIPVEARAELGFNSVASTEDANLRAALDTVPKPATIGDPNPLTIRDVKRDGPKNVVVDVVVPDARTVNLYVEGPTPDWALPIPAPVEPSPPGVKRFSFELDGLPPGAKPDGAALKFTLVGPEKSYEFNTNLD; this comes from the coding sequence ATGCTGACAAGAGTTCCCCGGCGTGCGGCGATTGGCGTCGCGACAACCCTGCTCGCGTCGTCGCTGGCGCTTGCGGCCCATGCCGACGATGCATCACCATGGCAGCGGGATGGACATTCCGCGGTGCGGTTGCTGGCGGGATCGCGCAGCGGCGCCGTCCTGCTCGGCGGTATCGCCTTCCAGATCCAGCCCGGCTGGAAAACCTATTGGCGCATGCCGGGCGATTCCGGCGTTCCGCCGCGCTTCGATTTCTCGAAATCCGACAACGTAGAGGCGGTGGCGGTGATGTGGCCGGCCCCGCAGAAATTCGACGACGGCGCGGGCGGCCATTCGATCGGCTATCACGACCAGATCGTGCTGCCCCTGCGCATCATCGCCAAGGCGGCCGACAAACCGGTGACGCTGCGCGCCGAGATCAATTATGCGGTGTGCGAAAAGCTTTGCATCCCGGTCGAGGCTCGCGCTGAGCTTGGCTTCAACAGCGTCGCCTCGACCGAGGACGCCAATTTGCGTGCAGCGCTCGACACCGTGCCCAAGCCTGCCACGATCGGCGATCCCAACCCGCTCACCATCCGGGACGTCAAGCGCGACGGGCCCAAGAATGTGGTGGTGGACGTCGTCGTGCCGGATGCGCGCACCGTCAATCTCTATGTGGAAGGTCCGACGCCCGATTGGGCGTTGCCGATCCCGGCGCCGGTCGAGCCCAGCCCACCGGGCGTGAAGCGATTTTCTTTCGAGCTCGACGGACTGCCGCCGGGCGCCAAGCCCGACGGCGCAGCGCTGAAGTTCACGCTGGTCGGACCGGAGAAGTCGTACGAGTTCAATACCAATTTGGATTGA
- a CDS encoding YqgE/AlgH family protein produces MAPTGKRTGESTRKSAPALPSSAGYLDGQLLIAMPVMGDERFERSVIYLCAHSAEGAMGIIVNHPAGSIDFPELLQQLGIINKGEHIKLPENAESMKVLRGGPVDTGRGFVLHSSDFYIENATLRIDDGVCLTATVDILRAIANGSGPKHAILALGYAGWAPGQLETEIQSNGWLHCDADSDLIFGDDVDEKYGRALRKIGIDPGMLSNEAGHA; encoded by the coding sequence ATGGCTCCCACAGGCAAGAGGACGGGCGAAAGCACCCGCAAGTCAGCCCCCGCGCTCCCCAGTTCGGCGGGCTACCTCGACGGCCAGCTGTTGATCGCCATGCCCGTGATGGGCGACGAGCGCTTCGAGCGCTCGGTGATCTATCTCTGCGCCCACTCCGCCGAAGGTGCGATGGGCATCATCGTCAACCACCCGGCCGGCAGCATCGATTTCCCGGAGCTGTTGCAGCAGCTCGGCATCATCAACAAGGGCGAGCACATCAAGCTGCCGGAGAATGCCGAAAGCATGAAGGTGCTGCGCGGCGGTCCGGTCGATACCGGCCGCGGCTTCGTGCTGCATTCGAGCGACTTCTACATCGAGAACGCGACGCTCCGGATCGACGACGGGGTCTGCCTCACCGCGACCGTCGACATCCTGCGCGCCATCGCCAACGGCTCCGGCCCCAAGCACGCCATCCTCGCGCTCGGCTATGCCGGCTGGGCGCCGGGCCAACTCGAGACCGAAATCCAGAGCAATGGCTGGCTGCATTGCGACGCGGATTCGGATTTGATCTTTGGCGACGACGTCGACGAAAAATACGGACGGGCGCTGCGCAAGATCGGCATCGATCCCGGCATGCTCTCGAACGAGGCGGGGCACGCGTAG
- a CDS encoding UTP--glucose-1-phosphate uridylyltransferase yields the protein MKIRKAVFPVAGLGTRVLPATKAMPKEMLTIVDKPLIQYVYDEAREAGIEHFIFVTGRNKSVIEDHFDRMFELDATLAARGKKTEQDVLAQNQPEAGAVSFTRQQAPLGLGHAVWCARDIVGNEPFAVVLPDELVLNSPGCLKQMIDTASKLGEKSNVIAVEAVPDHLTHQYGICGVGKRTGKMFEVDGMVEKPAKGTAPSNLSITGRYILQPEIFKILETQERGAGGEIQLTDAMIGLARSQKFYGVEFEGERHDCGSKPGFLRANIAYGLKRPELRDGLIAEMKKYLGQ from the coding sequence ATGAAAATCCGCAAAGCCGTATTTCCCGTTGCCGGCCTCGGCACCCGAGTCCTGCCCGCCACCAAGGCGATGCCGAAGGAAATGCTGACGATCGTCGACAAGCCGCTGATCCAGTACGTCTATGACGAGGCCAGGGAAGCCGGCATCGAGCACTTCATCTTCGTCACCGGGCGCAACAAAAGCGTCATCGAAGATCATTTCGACCGGATGTTCGAGCTCGATGCGACGCTGGCCGCGCGCGGCAAGAAGACCGAGCAGGACGTTCTGGCGCAGAACCAGCCCGAAGCCGGCGCCGTCAGCTTCACCCGCCAGCAGGCGCCGCTCGGCCTCGGCCACGCGGTCTGGTGCGCGCGCGACATCGTCGGCAACGAACCGTTCGCAGTCGTGCTGCCCGACGAACTCGTGCTCAATTCGCCCGGCTGCCTGAAGCAGATGATCGACACCGCCAGCAAGCTCGGCGAAAAATCCAATGTCATCGCGGTCGAGGCGGTGCCCGACCATCTGACCCATCAATACGGCATCTGCGGCGTCGGCAAACGCACCGGCAAGATGTTCGAGGTCGACGGCATGGTCGAGAAGCCGGCCAAGGGCACCGCGCCCTCCAATCTCTCGATCACCGGCCGCTACATCCTGCAGCCGGAGATCTTCAAGATCCTGGAGACCCAGGAGCGCGGCGCCGGCGGCGAGATCCAGCTCACCGACGCCATGATCGGCCTCGCCAGATCGCAAAAGTTCTACGGCGTCGAGTTCGAGGGCGAGCGCCACGATTGCGGCTCCAAGCCCGGCTTCCTCCGCGCCAACATCGCCTACGGCCTGAAGCGGCCGGAGCTGCGTGACGGTTTGATCGCGGAGATGAAGAAGTATCTGGGGCAGTAG
- a CDS encoding SDR family NAD(P)-dependent oxidoreductase encodes MSDFKQLSRSVKGLTVLVTGAASGMGRATARVFAAEGANVAVTDYDEQGGLAVAKEIAASGGAAKAWKLDVADGDEIKRVVGDVAAHFGGLDIIVNNAGISVRVAIDDAAYEGAWARGIAVMLTAHPRIIRAALPHLRKSKSPRIVNIASTEALGATALHSPYSAAKGGVASLTRSLAVELGREGITVNCICPGPVRTAITDRISEEHKTIYAKRRTALGRYGDPEEVAHMTLSLCLPAASFLTGAVIPVDGGLMARNA; translated from the coding sequence ATGTCCGATTTCAAACAGCTCAGCCGGTCCGTGAAGGGCCTGACCGTTCTCGTCACCGGCGCGGCCAGCGGCATGGGACGCGCGACGGCACGCGTGTTCGCCGCCGAGGGCGCCAACGTTGCCGTTACCGATTATGACGAGCAGGGTGGGCTGGCCGTGGCGAAGGAGATCGCGGCAAGCGGCGGAGCCGCGAAAGCCTGGAAGCTCGACGTTGCCGATGGCGATGAGATCAAGCGCGTGGTCGGCGACGTCGCTGCGCATTTCGGCGGGCTCGACATCATCGTCAACAATGCCGGCATCTCTGTGCGCGTCGCGATCGACGACGCAGCCTATGAGGGCGCCTGGGCCAGGGGCATCGCGGTGATGCTGACGGCGCATCCGCGCATCATCCGCGCCGCGCTGCCTCACTTGCGCAAGTCGAAGAGCCCGCGCATCGTCAACATCGCCTCGACCGAGGCGCTCGGCGCCACCGCATTGCACAGCCCCTATTCGGCGGCGAAGGGCGGCGTCGCCAGCCTCACCCGCTCGCTTGCGGTGGAGCTCGGCCGCGAAGGCATCACCGTCAACTGCATCTGCCCGGGGCCGGTCCGCACCGCCATCACCGACCGGATCTCGGAAGAGCACAAGACCATCTACGCCAAGCGCCGCACTGCACTGGGCCGCTATGGCGATCCCGAGGAGGTCGCGCACATGACGCTGAGCCTGTGCCTGCCGGCAGCGTCCTTCCTCACCGGCGCGGTCATCCCCGTCGACGGCGGCCTGATGGCGCGCAACGCGTGA
- a CDS encoding CsbD family protein, whose translation MDKDRIVGSAKEFAGRAEGAIGDMASDTQTQASGKAREAAGTVQNLYGQAKDAVRDATDTAASYAKDAYDKPAETLRDGSQAIAQKVQDNPMGALLVAGGIGFALALLMARPSRRPPPRWRYYG comes from the coding sequence ATGGATAAGGATCGGATTGTCGGATCGGCCAAGGAATTCGCCGGACGCGCGGAAGGCGCCATCGGAGATATGGCCAGCGATACGCAGACACAGGCGTCCGGCAAGGCACGCGAAGCCGCCGGCACTGTGCAGAATCTCTACGGCCAGGCCAAGGATGCCGTACGTGACGCTACGGACACCGCGGCCAGCTATGCCAAGGACGCCTACGACAAGCCGGCAGAAACCTTGCGCGACGGCTCGCAGGCGATTGCCCAGAAGGTGCAGGACAACCCGATGGGCGCGCTGCTGGTCGCCGGAGGTATCGGCTTCGCGCTCGCGTTGCTGATGGCACGGCCTTCGCGCCGCCCGCCGCCGCGCTGGCGCTATTACGGCTAA
- a CDS encoding TauD/TfdA family dioxygenase: protein MTIAIRQLQTHFVGEVSGLDLRQPLTPDEAREVEAAMDKYAVLVFHDQDITDEQQMAFALNFGQREDARGGTVTKEKDYRLQSGLNDVSNLGKDGKPLAKDSRAHLFNLGNCLWHSDSSFRPIPAKFSLLSARVLNPKGGNTEFADMRAAYDALDDETKAEIDDLVCEHSLMYSRGSLGFTEYTDEEKEMFKPVLQRLVRTHPVHRRKSLYLSSHAGKIVGMSVPEGRLLLRDLNEHATQSEFVYVHKWKLHDLVMWDNRQTMHRVRRYDQSQPRDMRRATVAGTEPTVQQQAAE, encoded by the coding sequence ATGACGATCGCCATCCGGCAGCTTCAGACACATTTTGTCGGCGAGGTTTCCGGCCTCGATCTGCGACAGCCTCTTACACCAGATGAGGCGCGCGAGGTTGAAGCCGCCATGGACAAATATGCGGTGCTGGTGTTCCACGACCAGGACATCACCGACGAACAGCAGATGGCTTTCGCGTTGAATTTCGGCCAGCGCGAGGACGCGCGCGGCGGCACCGTCACGAAGGAAAAGGACTACCGGCTCCAATCGGGCCTGAACGACGTCTCAAATCTCGGCAAGGACGGCAAGCCGCTGGCGAAGGACAGCCGCGCGCATCTGTTCAACCTCGGCAACTGTCTGTGGCATTCCGACAGCTCGTTCCGCCCCATCCCGGCAAAATTCTCGCTGCTGTCGGCCCGCGTGCTCAACCCGAAGGGCGGCAATACCGAATTCGCCGACATGCGCGCGGCCTATGACGCGCTCGACGACGAGACCAAGGCGGAGATCGACGACCTCGTCTGCGAGCACTCGCTGATGTATTCACGGGGATCGCTCGGCTTCACCGAATACACCGACGAGGAGAAGGAGATGTTCAAGCCGGTGCTGCAACGTCTGGTGCGCACCCACCCCGTCCATCGCCGCAAGTCGCTCTATCTCTCATCGCATGCGGGCAAGATCGTCGGCATGAGCGTCCCCGAAGGAAGGCTGCTGCTGCGCGACCTCAACGAGCACGCGACGCAGAGCGAGTTCGTCTACGTCCACAAATGGAAGCTGCATGATCTCGTGATGTGGGACAACCGCCAGACCATGCACCGCGTCCGCCGCTACGACCAGTCGCAGCCCCGTGACATGCGCCGCGCGACGGTGGCGGGCACGGAGCCGACCGTGCAGCAGCAGGCGGCGGAGTAG
- a CDS encoding SGNH family hydrolase has translation MSKKSLFKVLTETGPLIALGTALAILVSVAGPASAQFFNFPGFGGPPQRSAPPPPRNGGGGGGGGGGGWFGGDFFAPFQQQQPQAPRQDFSRAPAPAKRETIPDRNVLVIGDAMADWLAYGLEDAYTEQPDMGVIRKHKTTSGLIKYQPKGEPSDWTAAARGILETEKPDVIVVMLGLNDRIAIREAAAPDKSDKATDKKNDKGARGKPPAKPGDAKPGDTAAKPDDKPADADLPQDDADNADAPAVAAPEKTARNPNGLYEFRDERWVELYGKKIEELANVLKSKGVPVLWVGLPAIRGPKGTADMLFLDSLYREGAAKAGITYVDVWDGFVDEAGRFLQKGPDFEGQIRQLRSGDGVYFTKPGARKLAHYVEREITRLLAGRSGPIALPSEPATPDTSAEPGKPAPRPLAGPIVPLVAASISTDQLLGGPGSRPAAVDALAAKTMVKGEPLAAPAGRADDYAWPRREVGREQAKGDTPVAATTPDGGTPGAAAAIAPPKLAPKKPPAPQQPAQAAPSMRDFFGFGSPPPPPRQLAPAPRNPNPNPAIPRPPGNVGRSAEVFR, from the coding sequence ATGTCGAAGAAGTCCCTGTTCAAGGTGCTGACCGAGACCGGCCCGCTGATCGCGCTGGGGACGGCGCTTGCGATTCTGGTCTCGGTCGCGGGACCCGCCTCGGCGCAGTTCTTCAACTTCCCCGGCTTCGGCGGCCCACCGCAGCGTTCGGCTCCGCCGCCGCCGCGGAACGGTGGAGGTGGAGGTGGAGGTGGAGGTGGCGGATGGTTCGGCGGCGACTTCTTCGCGCCGTTCCAGCAGCAACAGCCGCAAGCACCGCGTCAGGACTTTTCGCGCGCGCCGGCGCCGGCCAAGCGCGAGACCATTCCCGACAGGAACGTGCTGGTGATCGGCGACGCCATGGCCGACTGGCTCGCCTACGGGCTGGAGGACGCCTACACCGAGCAGCCCGACATGGGCGTGATCCGCAAGCACAAGACCACGTCCGGCCTGATCAAGTATCAGCCCAAGGGTGAGCCCTCGGACTGGACGGCTGCTGCGAGGGGCATTCTCGAGACCGAGAAGCCCGACGTGATCGTGGTGATGCTCGGCCTCAACGACCGCATCGCGATCCGCGAGGCGGCGGCGCCCGATAAATCGGACAAGGCGACGGACAAGAAGAACGACAAGGGCGCGCGCGGCAAACCACCGGCCAAGCCCGGCGATGCCAAGCCCGGCGACACCGCCGCGAAGCCGGACGACAAGCCGGCCGATGCCGACCTGCCGCAGGATGATGCCGACAACGCTGACGCACCCGCAGTCGCAGCGCCCGAGAAGACCGCGCGCAACCCGAACGGCCTCTACGAATTCCGCGACGAGCGCTGGGTCGAACTCTACGGCAAGAAGATCGAGGAGCTCGCCAACGTCCTCAAGTCCAAGGGCGTGCCGGTGCTCTGGGTCGGCCTGCCCGCGATCCGCGGCCCCAAGGGCACCGCGGACATGCTGTTCCTGGACTCGCTCTATCGCGAAGGCGCGGCCAAGGCCGGTATCACTTACGTCGACGTCTGGGACGGCTTTGTCGACGAGGCCGGCCGCTTCCTGCAGAAGGGCCCGGACTTCGAAGGCCAGATCCGTCAACTCCGCAGCGGTGACGGCGTCTATTTCACAAAACCCGGCGCGCGCAAGCTCGCCCACTATGTCGAGCGCGAGATCACCCGCCTACTCGCCGGGCGCTCCGGCCCGATCGCGCTGCCGAGCGAACCGGCGACCCCCGACACCAGTGCCGAACCCGGCAAGCCCGCGCCGCGGCCGCTGGCCGGTCCGATCGTGCCGCTGGTTGCGGCCTCGATCTCGACCGATCAATTGCTGGGTGGGCCGGGCTCGCGTCCTGCCGCCGTCGATGCGCTGGCTGCGAAGACGATGGTAAAGGGCGAGCCATTAGCTGCGCCCGCCGGCCGCGCCGACGATTATGCCTGGCCGCGCCGCGAAGTCGGCCGCGAGCAGGCCAAGGGCGATACGCCGGTGGCAGCGACGACGCCTGACGGCGGTACGCCGGGTGCGGCCGCAGCGATCGCCCCGCCAAAGCTTGCGCCGAAGAAGCCACCGGCGCCGCAGCAGCCGGCACAGGCCGCGCCATCAATGCGCGATTTCTTCGGCTTTGGCTCGCCGCCGCCCCCGCCGCGTCAATTGGCGCCGGCGCCGCGCAATCCGAATCCCAACCCTGCGATCCCGCGGCCGCCTGGCAATGTCGGGCGATCGGCGGAAGTGTTCCGGTAA
- a CDS encoding flippase translates to MAVMDAEPATTGPAGLIARLREKLTGGSSEASLTRRLAGTIFVIRVISAGLAYFSQVLLARWMGTSDYGVYVYVWTWVLLLGSMMDFGISASAQKIIPEYRSRGEHALLRGFLSGSRWLTFAVSALMSLGLAGIVKLLSPWIDPAEELPLYIGCMTLPAFVVANTQDGIARSHDWMQLGLMPQFIIRQTLIIGITACAFLLGYHLGAVAAMVASAGAVWIAMSGQMVVLNRKLAGHIEPGPKAYDVGGWLAVSLPILLVESFYLLLSYTDVLVLQQFRPSDEVGVYFAVVKTLALVSFIHYAMSATTAHRFAEYNAAGDKARLSAYVAHAINWTFWPSLAATIVLLALGKPLLWLFGPHFVVGYDIMFVAAIGLVVRSAIGPVERLLNMLGQQKICALAYALAFAMNLVLCIALVPRFGGHGAAAATSISLSFETVLLFWIVRQRLGLHVLAFGK, encoded by the coding sequence TTGGCCGTGATGGATGCAGAACCCGCAACGACCGGACCTGCCGGCCTGATCGCGCGGCTGCGCGAAAAATTGACGGGCGGGTCGAGCGAGGCATCGCTGACGCGGCGGCTGGCTGGCACCATCTTCGTCATTCGCGTGATCAGCGCCGGCCTTGCCTATTTCTCGCAGGTCCTGCTCGCGCGCTGGATGGGGACGTCGGACTACGGCGTCTATGTCTATGTCTGGACTTGGGTGCTGCTGCTCGGCAGCATGATGGACTTTGGCATCTCGGCCTCCGCGCAAAAAATCATTCCAGAATACCGCAGCCGTGGCGAGCATGCGCTGCTGCGCGGCTTTCTCTCGGGCAGCCGCTGGCTGACCTTTGCCGTTTCCGCACTGATGTCGCTCGGCCTCGCCGGTATCGTCAAATTGCTGTCACCCTGGATCGATCCGGCCGAAGAGCTGCCGCTTTATATCGGCTGCATGACGCTGCCCGCTTTTGTCGTCGCCAACACCCAGGACGGCATCGCGCGCTCGCATGACTGGATGCAGCTCGGTCTGATGCCGCAATTCATCATCCGCCAGACGCTGATCATCGGCATCACGGCTTGCGCCTTCCTGCTCGGCTATCATCTCGGCGCGGTCGCCGCGATGGTCGCGAGTGCCGGCGCGGTGTGGATCGCGATGAGCGGGCAGATGGTGGTGCTGAACCGCAAGCTCGCTGGTCACATCGAGCCGGGCCCCAAGGCTTACGACGTCGGCGGCTGGCTCGCCGTCTCGCTGCCGATCCTGCTGGTCGAAAGCTTCTATTTGCTGCTGTCCTATACCGACGTGCTGGTGCTTCAGCAGTTCCGCCCCTCCGACGAGGTCGGCGTCTATTTCGCCGTGGTGAAGACACTGGCGCTGGTCTCCTTCATCCACTACGCGATGTCGGCAACGACCGCGCATCGCTTCGCCGAATACAACGCCGCTGGCGACAAGGCGCGGCTGTCGGCTTACGTGGCGCATGCCATCAACTGGACGTTCTGGCCGTCGCTGGCAGCGACCATCGTGCTGCTCGCGCTCGGCAAGCCGCTGCTCTGGCTGTTCGGGCCGCACTTCGTGGTCGGCTATGACATCATGTTCGTCGCCGCGATCGGCCTCGTGGTCCGATCCGCAATCGGTCCAGTCGAACGGCTGCTCAACATGCTCGGCCAGCAGAAGATCTGCGCGCTGGCCTACGCGCTGGCCTTTGCGATGAACCTGGTGCTCTGCATTGCGCTGGTGCCGCGCTTCGGCGGCCATGGCGCTGCGGCCGCGACCTCGATCTCACTCAGTTTCGAGACGGTGCTGCTGTTCTGGATCGTGCGACAGCGGCTCGGCCTGCACGTGCTGGCGTTCGGGAAATAA
- a CDS encoding SDR family NAD(P)-dependent oxidoreductase: MTNELDFSGRQVLVVGGSSGIGNGIAQAFRVRGAQVAVCGTRADAKEYSAEEGSDLTGLSYAQLDVGNAGAIEAFKPSFERLDVLVLAQGAVLYRRGEFEMAGFRKVVEVNLMSLMACATRFHSMLRDSRGSLIMVSSTAAYHSTMGNPAYNASKTGAVGLTRTLGEAWAEDGIRVNGIAPGLVDTKMTKVTTDNPKRLEGAISRIPLRRLGTPADMAGAALFLASPLSSYIIGQTLVVDGGLIL, from the coding sequence ATGACGAACGAGCTCGATTTCTCAGGCAGGCAGGTGCTGGTCGTCGGCGGATCCAGCGGCATCGGCAACGGCATTGCGCAAGCCTTTCGCGTCAGGGGCGCGCAAGTTGCGGTCTGCGGCACGCGTGCTGACGCAAAGGAATATTCAGCTGAGGAGGGTTCGGATCTCACCGGTCTCTCCTACGCGCAGCTCGACGTCGGCAATGCCGGAGCGATCGAAGCTTTCAAGCCGTCGTTCGAACGGCTCGATGTCCTGGTGCTGGCGCAGGGCGCGGTGCTCTATCGCCGCGGCGAGTTCGAGATGGCCGGCTTTCGCAAGGTCGTCGAGGTCAACCTGATGAGCCTGATGGCCTGCGCCACGCGCTTTCATTCCATGCTGCGGGACTCGCGAGGGTCGCTGATCATGGTGTCCTCGACCGCGGCCTATCATTCCACCATGGGCAATCCCGCCTACAACGCGTCGAAGACCGGCGCGGTCGGATTGACGCGCACGCTGGGCGAGGCCTGGGCCGAGGATGGCATCCGCGTCAACGGCATTGCGCCCGGTCTGGTCGACACCAAGATGACGAAGGTGACGACCGACAATCCCAAGCGGCTCGAAGGTGCAATTTCGCGCATTCCGCTGCGGCGATTGGGCACGCCGGCTGACATGGCGGGCGCGGCGCTATTTCTTGCATCGCCGCTGTCGTCCTACATCATCGGCCAGACATTGGTCGTCGACGGCGGGCTTATTCTTTGA
- a CDS encoding lytic murein transglycosylase, with amino-acid sequence MMQSMAELAKRGGSVTGATMVAAALLFPLPASAQAQNGLSNLFGGIFSGPNQAPSPAAPGPSGAPTGVQPWTGEDGASGHPLMTAAAIREAAGNFNNCVAGMWPDAARRNITQDNFQRFTAGLAPDLRIMDLMDSQPEFTKSIWDYLDILVNDNRLAKGREVLAKYKAQFDATEKATGVDRYIIASIWGIESNYSTQMGDRSVLQSTATLACIGRRQAYFKDEFLSALEILNRGDLRLEQLRGSWAGAFGPTQFMPTAFKRFAVDGDGDGRRDVVDNPSDLIASTANNLKKDGWQAGQTWGYEVVVPQGFNYMLADRAKAMTVAQWEKLGLKRPANQPFPHPAEKAYLLAPAGAQGPGFLMLQNFRVIMKYNPAEAYALAIGHFADRLRGGQPFVQPWPRQERELSRTERLELQQLLAQRGFYKGTPDGQFGGQTREALRNFQASIGVPADGFASSDALNRLRGR; translated from the coding sequence ATGATGCAATCAATGGCAGAGCTGGCGAAACGGGGCGGGTCCGTGACCGGTGCGACGATGGTTGCGGCCGCCCTGCTGTTCCCGCTTCCCGCCAGCGCGCAGGCTCAGAACGGTCTGTCAAATCTGTTCGGCGGTATTTTCTCCGGCCCGAACCAGGCGCCTTCGCCAGCAGCGCCCGGGCCCAGCGGCGCTCCAACGGGAGTTCAACCTTGGACCGGCGAGGACGGCGCCTCCGGTCATCCGCTGATGACGGCCGCCGCGATCCGAGAGGCCGCGGGCAATTTCAACAATTGCGTGGCGGGCATGTGGCCCGATGCCGCACGGCGCAACATCACGCAGGACAACTTCCAGCGCTTCACGGCTGGCCTCGCGCCCGATCTGCGCATCATGGACCTAATGGACTCTCAGCCGGAGTTCACCAAGTCGATCTGGGATTATCTCGACATCCTCGTGAACGACAACCGCCTCGCCAAGGGCCGCGAGGTCCTGGCCAAATACAAGGCGCAGTTCGACGCCACCGAAAAAGCCACCGGCGTCGATCGTTATATCATCGCCTCGATCTGGGGCATCGAGTCCAACTACTCGACGCAGATGGGCGACCGCAGCGTGCTGCAATCGACCGCGACGCTCGCCTGCATCGGCCGCCGCCAGGCTTACTTCAAGGACGAATTCCTCTCCGCGCTGGAGATCCTCAACCGCGGCGATCTCAGGCTCGAACAATTGCGCGGCTCCTGGGCCGGCGCCTTCGGCCCGACCCAGTTCATGCCGACCGCGTTCAAGCGCTTCGCCGTGGACGGCGATGGTGACGGCCGGCGTGACGTCGTCGACAATCCCTCCGACCTGATTGCGTCGACCGCCAACAATCTGAAGAAGGACGGCTGGCAGGCCGGCCAGACCTGGGGCTACGAGGTCGTGGTGCCCCAGGGCTTCAACTACATGCTGGCGGATCGCGCCAAGGCGATGACGGTGGCGCAATGGGAAAAGCTCGGCCTCAAGCGCCCGGCCAACCAGCCCTTCCCGCATCCGGCCGAGAAGGCCTATCTGCTGGCGCCGGCCGGCGCGCAGGGACCGGGCTTCCTGATGCTGCAGAACTTCCGGGTGATCATGAAGTACAATCCGGCGGAGGCTTATGCGCTGGCGATCGGCCATTTCGCCGATCGCCTGCGCGGCGGCCAGCCCTTCGTGCAGCCCTGGCCGCGGCAGGAACGGGAGCTGTCCCGGACCGAGCGGCTGGAACTCCAGCAGCTGCTGGCCCAGCGCGGCTTCTACAAGGGCACCCCCGACGGTCAGTTCGGCGGCCAGACCCGGGAAGCCCTGCGCAATTTCCAGGCATCGATCGGGGTCCCCGCGGACGGATTTGCCTCCTCCGACGCGCTGAACCGGCTGCGCGGGCGGTAA